A segment of the Thiohalospira halophila DSM 15071 genome:
GGGGCGGGTGGATGGTCTGCGCGACGACGAGGAGCTGGCGGCCACCCGCCAGGCCCTGGGCGACGTCTTCGGCCTCTCGGACGCCGAGACCGAGGAGTTGATGCGCCTGGCCGATACCGAGGCGCGCGAGGCCAGCTCCGACCACGACTTCACCCGGCTCATCCACGCTGCCTACGGCCCCGAGGAGAAGAGCGCGGTGCTGGAGCGGATGTGGCGGGTGGCGTGGGCCGATGGCGTCATCGACCCCTACGAGGAGCAGATGCTGCGCAAGGTGGCCGACCTGCTCTACCTCCCCCATGCCGCCTATATCGAGGCCAAGCTCCGCGCCGCCGAGGCCATGGGCGTGGAGCCCCCCGAGGCTACTCGGTAATCACCACCCGGTCGCCCTCGTCGACATAGCGCCAGACCCGGTCCATGGCCTCGTTGGCGGCGCGGATGCAGCCGTGGCTCACCCGCTGGCCCAGGCTGTCCTCCGGGTTGTTGGTCCCGTGGATGGCGTAGGGGCCGCCAATGTTCAGCGCCAGATTTCCCAGCGCCCCCTCGAAGCAGCGCTTGCCCCTGCGGATATGCTCCCGGTATTCGGGTTCCTCCGCCATGGAGTCCGGGATGCACCACTCGATGCCGTCGGTGCGGTGGATCTTCCAGCGGACCTCGTACTCCCCCGGTTCGGTAAAGTAGCAGCGCCCGCCCTGTTCCTCCGGCAGGCAGCGGTCCATGCCCAGCCCCACCTCGGTGGTGTAGAGGGTATGCTCCTCGCCGCTCGGCGTGCGCTCGCGGACCTCCAGGCGGAAGCGATCCTTGTCCACCCGGATCCAACGTTCGAAGCCCTCCGGGCGGGGATAGGTCGGAGGTGAGCCCACATCCTCGAGGAGCAGGCGGGGAAGCCATTGCTCCGAGTCCACCGCTTGCCAGCTCTCTTCCGGGAAGTGGCCGGTAAGCCGGACGCGGCCGTCGCCCAGATCGCGTCCCGTCACCAGGGAGCCCGCGGCCAGCCCTCCTGTCGCCAGGAGACCGCTGTCAAAGAGTGGCGGGAGGGGGGTCCGCAGCCGCCAGGTGCGGGGCGGGCGGGGTCCGTCGTGGGGCTCCGTCGCCGAGGTGTGCAGCCAGCGGGGCTCCTCCAGGGGCGTCCACCGCCCCTCCGGGAAGTGGCCGGTGGCGCGGGTCCAGTCGCCGGCGGCCCGGTTGGAGGTGATCAGGCGCCCGCGCTGCCATTCCGCAATCGGGTCGCCGGCCGGGGTCGTCCGGACCACGGCAGGGCTGGTAAGGACCAGCGTCCGGGCCTCCGTGACCCGGCCGGCCTCTTCCCCGGTAGCCGGTGCGGCGGCAGCCAGGGCGCAGAGGGTGAGGAGGAACCGTCGTAGGGCCACGTTTTCCCCGGGTTGGCTGAGATCGTCGTCGCGGTGAACGTAGATGATAGGATAATCGCATCGAGAGGAGGATTCATCCGTGGCCCCCGTTTCCGCACCCAGCCAAGTCCATCCCGCCCGCCGCAGGCTGGCCGCCTACGGGGCCACCGTCTTCCTGGCGGCGGCCCTGACCATGGTGCTGGAGATCGCCGCCGGTCGCCTGGTGGCCCCCTATGTGGGGAGCTCCCTCTATACCTGGACGGCCATCATCGGGGTCGTCCTCGCGGGCCTCTCCGTGGGCAACTGGCTGGGGGGCCGCTGGGCCGATCGCGGCGCCGGGCCGGCGGCGGCCGGAGTGGCGCTGGGCGCGGCGGCGGTGGCGAGTCTGGCCATCCTGCTGTCGCTGGAGCTGCTGGGCCCCCTCGTTCGTACCAGTGCCATGGGCCCCCTGGGTGGAACCCTGGTGCTGGTGGGGGGGCTCTTCCTGTTACCCGCCGTCCTTCTGGGTATCCTGACCCCGCTGCTGACCACCCTGGCCCTGGGGCTGGATGAGCGCACCGGCCACGTGGTCGGGCGGATGCACGCCCTGGGCGCCCTGGGGAGTATCGCGGGGACCTTCCTCGCCGGTTACTGGCTCATCCCCGCCATGGGGGTACACGGCGTCATCCTGACAACGGCGCTGGTGCTGGCGGCGCTGGCGGCACCCTTCCTCATCAGTGCCTGGCGGCGGGGAGCGGCACTGGCCGCCCTGTTCGCCCTGGTATCCGGGCTGGCCTGGCAGCAGCAGGTGCTGGTCTCCCCCTGTGACGAGGAGAGCGCCTACTTCTGCATCCGGGTGGAGAATGCCACTCGCGACGTCCCCTTCGGGGAGGCGCGGGCCCTGGTCCTGGACCATCTGCTGCACAGTATCAACCACCGGCAGGAGCCGGCCCTGCTGGCCTCCCCCTATCTCCACCTGATGGACGAGGTGGCCCGCCAGTGGCCGGGCATGGAGCCGGAGTCGGCCGACTGGTTCTTCGCCGGCGGCGGTGCCTATACCCATCCCCGCGCCCTGAACGCCCTGGATCCGGGGGCCTCGGTCACGGTGGCGGAGGTGGACCCGGCGGTGACCCGGATGGCCGAGGAGGCGCTCTTCGTGGAGACCGAGGGCTGGCGGGTTCTCCATCGCGATGCCCGACTGGCGCTAGCTCGCCTGGAGGGCGAACGGTTCGATGTCGTGGTAGGGGACGTATTCCACGACGTTGCGGTGCCGGCCCATCTGGTTACCCGGGAGTTCGCCGAGCTGGTCCGCGAGCGGCTGCGTCCCGGCGGGCTGTATACCCTGAACATCGTCGATCGCCACCCCGAGCCCCGGCTGGTGGCCAGCCTGCTCCGGACCCTGGAGGGAGTCTTCGGGCATGTGGATGTGTGGCACCAGGGGCTGCCGTCGGATGGCGATCCGGCGCGGGTCACCTACGTCCTGACGGCGAGCGACACGCCGCCCCCGGCCTCGCCGCTGCGCGCCCGACACGGGCTGCCACGGCAGTGGGAGCGGGTCACCGGCCGGGTGGAGGGGGCCGTGGCCGACCCTCTGGTCCTGACCGATTCCCACTCACCGGTGGCGTCGCTGCTGGCCCCCCTGCTGCTGAGGGGAGGATGACCGGGCTCATGAAAAACGACCCTGTGGAGGACATCCACGAACTCATCCAGCGAAACCACCGCTGGGCGGAGGGTGTGGCGGCGACGGATCCCGGGTTCTTCCCCCATCTGGCGAGGGAGCAGGCGCCGGACTATCTGTGGATCGGTTGCTCCGATTCCCGGGTGCCCGTCAATCAGGTGGTGAACATGGACCCGGGGGAGATCTTTGTCCACCGGAATATCGCCAACCTGGTCGGGAGTAACGACCTCAATGCCCTCTCGGTGATCCAGTTCGCCGTGGAGGTCCTCCAGGTGCGCCACGTCCTGGTTACCGGTCACTATGGCTGCGGCGGGATACGCGCCGCGCTGGACGGGAGGGAGCACGGGCTCATCGACAACTGGCTGGAAGAGGTCCGGCGAGTGGCGCGCCAGCACGCCGACGAACTCGACGCCCTGGACGATTTCGACGCCCGGGTGGATCGGCTGTGCGAGCTCAATGTCGCCGCCCAGGTGGAGAGCGTCTGTCGTACCGCGGCGGTTCGCGGCGCCTGGGAACGGGGCCAGGAGCTGGCCGTACACGGACTGATCTACGGCCTGTCCGATGGCCGGCTGCAGCCCGTGGGCGAGCCGCGGACCGGCGTCGACGGCGACTGAATCCACCGCAAGATCACGCGATATGGGAGGTAACCATGGGCGGTGAACTGGCAACCTGGGAGCAGATCCTGCTCGGCGTGGCCGCCGTGCTCATTCTTCTCTTCTTCTTCCCCGGCGCCAAGCGGATGCTGGAGGAGAGCCGCGAGAAGGAGAAGGACTGGCGCGGCGTGCTCCTGCCCCTGGGGCTGGTGGTCCTGTTCGTGCTGCTGCTGATCAGCCTGGTCTGACGCTCAGGCGTAGAGGTCCACGTGGCTGGGTTTCCCCTTCTCGAAGAATTCCTGCGTCTCAGGCGACAGGGCGGAGCGGAGCTGCTCGCCCTGGGCGCGGGTATTGGCCTCGACAACCTGCATGGCCTGGCGCTGTAGCCCGACGCCGGTAGTACTCGGGTCGCGCTGCTGGAGCAGGGTGGTGGCGTTCGTGCTGCCGGCATCCATGGGCCTATCCTCCGTGGGGGACTCTCTTCTATCCTAGCACGACCGCCGCACGGCGGAAGGCCGATACCCGGGAGGCGAACATGAGCGATCCCCTGGAACGCACCGAGGCGGAGTGGCAGGTCCTGCTTACCGATGAGCAGTACCGGGTCTGTCGGCAGGGCGGGACGGAGCCGCCCTTCTCGAGCGCCTACCATGATGACCACTCCCCGGGGCTCTACCGCTGCGTCTGCTGCCGGGCGCCGCTCTTCCACAGCGAACACAAGTTCGATTCCGGTAGCGGCTGGCCCAGCTACTGGCAGCCGGTGGATTCCGCGGCCGTTACCGAGCATACCGACCAGAGCCTGGGCATGCACCGGACCGAGGTCCGGTGCGCGAACTGTGCCGCCCACCTCGGGCATGTCTTCCCCGATGGCCCGCCGCCCACTGGCCGGCGCTTCTGCATCAACGGCGTATGTCTGGAGCGGGAGGAGAACGCCCCCGCCCCATCCGCCTGAGCCCGGCGGAGATCCGGTCCCTGGTGGACGGGGGGCGGACGCTGGTGGTGGATACCCGGAGCCCGGCGGAGTTCGCCGAGGGGGCGTTACCGGGGGCGGTGAATGCCCCCTGGCCACGGATCAAGCGACCCCTTGGCGGTGGTCGAGCGGACCACGCCCGTGGCCGTCTACTGCGACACCGGCGCCCGGGCGCGCAAGACCGCCGAGGTGATGGTCGCCATGGGCTTCACCCGGATCGACCTCATCGGCGTCATGCGCCGTTACCACGAGGCGGAGTGAGGCCCGGAGCCGATCCTCAGGCCCTCTGGCCGCCGCAGGTATTCATCCCGAGGAGGGAGTAGAGCGGGCACCAGCCCACCAGCGCGGTGGCCAGCGGGATGATCCCGATCCAGCCCCACGGGGTCTGCGGCCCCATGAAGACCAGCAAGATGAGAACCACGCCGATGACGGCGCGGGCACCGCGGTCGATATTTCCCATGTTCACGGTCATGTTCCTGCCTCCAGTTGCCGGGGGTGGCGGGCGCCACCCGTTCTCAAGCCTTGCAGAGACCGGGCGTAGTGTCACCCCGGCCCCTGGCGAGTGGACTATTCCGAGCCGGGGCCGCTGTTCTCCAGCAGCTTGGCCACCATCTCCCGGGATTCCTCGGCCTTGCCCACCTGGTCCGCCGGGGTCCAGGACATGTCCTGGTTGAGGACGTAGGAGTTGACGTAGGTATCCGGGTGGTTCCCGCCCCATTCCCGGGGGGAGACCATGGAGAAGTAGCGGCTGCCGTCCGCCTTCTCGTAGAGGTGGTAGGTGTGGCCCGGCTTGCGGTGGAAGTGGCACTTCGCCCGGTGGAGGTCGTGGTCTTCCTGGGCCTCCTCCAGGGTCTTGCGCGCCTCTTCCTGCAGGGAGCGGATCTGGTCGGCCAGGACCTGGAGCTTGGCGCTGACGCGGGTGTTCAGATGGCTGTCCGCCTCGGCCAGCTCCTTGCTCACGTCCACCGGCTCGAAGGCCGTGGCCAGCCGGCTCACCGGGTAGGGGGAGCTGTGGTCGGGGCCCATGTGCCTCAGCCCCTTGTCCTGACTCTCGCCGGAATTGTTGTCCTGCTCGTCACTCATGGGTAGTTTGGATACCTGCTTGGGATTCCCGTTAGCCTAGTGCGGGCAGGCCGGACTGACAACAGCCCCGGAGGGCGCCATGGCCATCTACAACCACCTTCTCCTGGCTACCGATTTCATGCCGGAGGCCGACCAGCTCGGCGCCCGCGCCCGGGAACTGGCCCACGGCTTCGGCGCGCGGCTCTCCCTGGTCCACGTCCTGGAGCCGTCGGTCCTGGCGCCGCCCTACGAGATGATGCCGAGCCTCCCGGACGGCACCGAACAGGCGCTGGAGGAGGCGGCCCGACAGGGGCTGGACCGGCAGGGGGAGCAGATGGGGGTCCCCTCGGTGAGCCGCCATCTCCTCTACGGCTCGGTGCGCCGGGCGGTGGCCGACTTCGTCACCGAACACGGGGTGGACCTGGTGCTGGTGGGCAGCCACGGCCGACACGGCGTGGAACGGCTGCTGGGCTCCACCGCCAGCGCCATCCTCCAGGCGGCGCCCTGCGACGTCCTCGCCCTGCGCCTGGATCAGCAGGAGCCCTGATCGAGCGCGCCCCGATTAACGACCCCCGATTGAGCAGCCGGGGGGCCTCGGCTATGCTGCCTCGACACTGAACATCGGAGGTCTCCCCATGGCGGAGCACGCCACCATCGACCTGCGCGAGCGCGGCGACCAGCCCGCCCGCATCGCGGCCTATCACCAGGTTCGCCACCTCTCCCCCGGCGATTACATGGACCTGCTGGTGGACGAGGAGCCGGCGCTGATGATGGAGATGGTCAGCGTCCAGCTGCGTAACCGGGTCCACTGGGAGGTGGTGGAATCCGGGCCGCCGCTGTGGCGGGTGCGCGCCTACCACCGCTCCGACCGCCACGATGCCTCGCTCATGGAACTCCTCTCCTGGGATCACGAGCGCATCGACCGCCTCTTCGCCTCGGCCCTGCACAAGGTGAACCGCAACGAGGTGGCGTCGGCCGGGATGGACCTGGTCGATTTCGGCCTCAGCCTGCGGCGCCACGTCTACGCCGAGAACCTCATCCTGGCGCCGGCCTTCCACGTGGAGCGCGACCCGGCCGGGAACGACCCCACCTCGGTGATGATCCGGGAGCACGACCAGATCCTGGAAGAGACGGCCATGATCGAGTCCTTCTTCGAGGACGATCGGCCGGAGGCGGGGGAGGTCGCCCCCTTCCTGGGCATGCTCTCCGGCGGCCTGGCCAAGCACGAGGGGCGCGAGGAGCAGAACCTCTTTCCCCTCTGGGACATGGCGCTGCGGCGGGCGGAGGACCACGGGATCCAGCGGGAACTCATCGACCGGGTCCAGGGGATCCTGGCCGGGGACGAGGACCGCGAAGCCGGCCTGGAAGGGAACTAGGGGGCAGCCATGGTCGGACCGCTTCAGCGCAAGCAGCGTCAGCAGGGGGCCGAGCAGATCCGGGAGTGGGCCTTCAACCTGTTGCAGGCCGAGGGCATCGAGCCGGTCTCCGTGGTCTGGGACCTGGGGCAGCTCGACCTCGACAAGGAGGAGCACACCCTCAACATCATCACCGAGTCGGGGATCGTGAAGGCCTCCTTCACCGCCCGGGAGCTGGAGGATTCCTTCAGTTACGTCCACACCCCCCAGGTGGACGAACTCCGGGAGGCCCTGGGCCGGCTGCGCGAGCAGACCGGTCAGCCCCCGGTGGGAGAGGCCTGAGCCACCCCGGTCTGGCCCTCCATCCGCTGCAGCGGGAAGGTGGGCGGCAGCTCCGGCTGCAGGGTGGCGTGGGTGATGTGCCAGTGATCGGCCAGCCGGGCCTGCAACCGGTCCAGCACCTCCGGCCAGATGGCCGGCTCGCGCAGGACCACGTGGGCCGAGAGGGCCACCGTCTCCGAGCCCGCCTGCCAGATGTGCAGGTCGTGGAGGGAGGCCACCGCCGGGTCGGCGGCCAGGTCCCGGCCCACCTCCTCCGGGTCGAGATGGGCGGGGACCCCCTCCAGCATCACGTGCAGGGCCTCGCGCAGCAGGGCCAGGCTGGCGCGCAGAACCACGGCGGCGATGAGCAGGGAGAGGAGCGGGTCCACCGGCGTCCAGCCGGTGAAGAGGATGATGGCACCGGAGAGCAGGGCCGCCACCGAACCCAGCAGGTCACCCAGAACGTGGAGCAGGGCGCCGCGGATGTTGATACCGCCCTCGCCCCGGGAGAGGACCCAGAAGACCAGCAGGTTCACCACCAGGCCCAGGGCGGCCACCGCCATCACCGGTCCGCCGGCCACCTCGCCGGGGTCCAGCAGCCGGCGCACCGCCTCCACGGCGATCCCGGTGACGATGACCAGCATGAACAGGCCGTTGAACAGCCCGGCCAGCACCTCCACGCGCCCCAGCCCCCAGGTGTGGCGGCGGCCGGAGGGGATCCGGGCAATGCGGGCGGCGATGGCGGCCAGGCCCAGGGCCAGGGCATCGGAGACCATGTGGCCGGCATCGCCCAGCAGCGCCAGGGAGCCGGCGAGCCAGCCGGTGACCGCCTCCACCGCGGCGAACCCCCCGGTGAGCCCCACGGCGATGAGCAGGACCCGGGTGGAGCTGGGGGGCGCGTGGTGGTGATGGTGGTCGTGCTCGTGGGAATGTTCGTGTCCGGCCATGGTTTTTTCCGGGCGCCTTCGGGGGTAGGCTGCACACCATCACAGACTGCGGGCAGCCGCCCGCCCATGCAAGCGAGGTAGACGTGACGACCCTGCGCATCGGCTATCCCGGCGACGACCGGGTCATGCTCGAGATCCCCGACGATCTCCCGGAGCACGAGGAGATCTGGGTCTGGGACCTGCTCTTCGCCGCCACCCTCCACGAGTGCCACGGAGAGCCCGGCGTGGCCGAGTGGCAGGAAGATCGGGCCACCTGGGCCGTGAACATGGCGGGCAAGGTCTTCCTGCCGCCGGAGGAGATCAGCGCCGACGGCCAGGTCCGCTTCGGCGAGGTGGTGGTGGAGAGCGGGACGGTGGAGGATACCGACCCGGTGGAGATCGAGCTGGTCCACGAGGGCTCGGCCCTGCCGGGGCTGCGCGCCCGCTGGCCGGACGACCTCCCCGTGGGGCGGCGCCTGCAGGCGGTGGATGCCCTGGCCCAGTTCTTCATGGACCGCAACCGGCTCTTCCTGCGTGAACTGCCCCTGCATCTTCTGGCGATGCAGAAGTTCTACCAGGAGGAACGCAGTGCCGCCGATCCCGAGAGCGTGGGCGAGGCGCCGGTCTATGCGCTCAACAAGGCCATGGAGTACTTCGAGAGCCGCCGCCAGGAACTCTCCGAACCGGTGAGCTTCTTCGACACCCCGGGCTCTTCCTCTTCCTGAATCCTGCCCCGAATCCCTTTCGGGACACCGGTCACGCCCGGCAGCGGACCCCCTGGCACTCCCGCAGGCGGGTGCCGGCGGGCGGGTCGCCGCCGTAGCGGACGGCGGCCGGGTGGCCCAGCCCGTCCAGCAGCCGCAGCAGATCGCTTACCGAGCAGCAGCAGGGGCTGTACTGCACCAGGATCAATCGCGCGTTGCGCAGGGTGACGCGGGCGCTGATGACCCCCGTACGGGCGTGGAGCGCCTGCTCCAGCGCCTCGATCTGGCGGGCGGAGAGGGTCTCGTCCAGATGCAGAGTGGCGTCGAGGATGGGATAGACCATGGCGGTTCCCTCCCTGAAGTGGGCCATTCCGGCCCGGACAACTCCTCCGAGTGTAGCTCAGTGGTAGCAGCGGGGAAGGGTCCCGGCGCGAGAATCATGGCCCGGATCACGGTTCGGTCGGGAAGGGGCGTGGCCGGCTTGCATCGGTCAGGGGGGTCGACTAGCTTCAGTAGGTAGGGCATCGCCCTCGTCGGCACGGGCCGGCGTCGCTGTCGCAGGCCGGGGCGGATCCG
Coding sequences within it:
- a CDS encoding DUF2452 domain-containing protein — translated: MSDEQDNNSGESQDKGLRHMGPDHSSPYPVSRLATAFEPVDVSKELAEADSHLNTRVSAKLQVLADQIRSLQEEARKTLEEAQEDHDLHRAKCHFHRKPGHTYHLYEKADGSRYFSMVSPREWGGNHPDTYVNSYVLNQDMSWTPADQVGKAEESREMVAKLLENSGPGSE
- a CDS encoding rhodanese-like domain-containing protein, with the protein product MAVVERTTPVAVYCDTGARARKTAEVMVAMGFTRIDLIGVMRRYHEAE
- a CDS encoding fused MFS/spermidine synthase, translated to MAPVSAPSQVHPARRRLAAYGATVFLAAALTMVLEIAAGRLVAPYVGSSLYTWTAIIGVVLAGLSVGNWLGGRWADRGAGPAAAGVALGAAAVASLAILLSLELLGPLVRTSAMGPLGGTLVLVGGLFLLPAVLLGILTPLLTTLALGLDERTGHVVGRMHALGALGSIAGTFLAGYWLIPAMGVHGVILTTALVLAALAAPFLISAWRRGAALAALFALVSGLAWQQQVLVSPCDEESAYFCIRVENATRDVPFGEARALVLDHLLHSINHRQEPALLASPYLHLMDEVARQWPGMEPESADWFFAGGGAYTHPRALNALDPGASVTVAEVDPAVTRMAEEALFVETEGWRVLHRDARLALARLEGERFDVVVGDVFHDVAVPAHLVTREFAELVRERLRPGGLYTLNIVDRHPEPRLVASLLRTLEGVFGHVDVWHQGLPSDGDPARVTYVLTASDTPPPASPLRARHGLPRQWERVTGRVEGAVADPLVLTDSHSPVASLLAPLLLRGG
- a CDS encoding cation diffusion facilitator family transporter, coding for MAGHEHSHEHDHHHHHAPPSSTRVLLIAVGLTGGFAAVEAVTGWLAGSLALLGDAGHMVSDALALGLAAIAARIARIPSGRRHTWGLGRVEVLAGLFNGLFMLVIVTGIAVEAVRRLLDPGEVAGGPVMAVAALGLVVNLLVFWVLSRGEGGINIRGALLHVLGDLLGSVAALLSGAIILFTGWTPVDPLLSLLIAAVVLRASLALLREALHVMLEGVPAHLDPEEVGRDLAADPAVASLHDLHIWQAGSETVALSAHVVLREPAIWPEVLDRLQARLADHWHITHATLQPELPPTFPLQRMEGQTGVAQASPTGG
- the msrB gene encoding peptide-methionine (R)-S-oxide reductase MsrB gives rise to the protein MSDPLERTEAEWQVLLTDEQYRVCRQGGTEPPFSSAYHDDHSPGLYRCVCCRAPLFHSEHKFDSGSGWPSYWQPVDSAAVTEHTDQSLGMHRTEVRCANCAAHLGHVFPDGPPPTGRRFCINGVCLEREENAPAPSA
- a CDS encoding carbonic anhydrase → MKNDPVEDIHELIQRNHRWAEGVAATDPGFFPHLAREQAPDYLWIGCSDSRVPVNQVVNMDPGEIFVHRNIANLVGSNDLNALSVIQFAVEVLQVRHVLVTGHYGCGGIRAALDGREHGLIDNWLEEVRRVARQHADELDALDDFDARVDRLCELNVAAQVESVCRTAAVRGAWERGQELAVHGLIYGLSDGRLQPVGEPRTGVDGD
- a CDS encoding L,D-transpeptidase — encoded protein: MALRRFLLTLCALAAAAPATGEEAGRVTEARTLVLTSPAVVRTTPAGDPIAEWQRGRLITSNRAAGDWTRATGHFPEGRWTPLEEPRWLHTSATEPHDGPRPPRTWRLRTPLPPLFDSGLLATGGLAAGSLVTGRDLGDGRVRLTGHFPEESWQAVDSEQWLPRLLLEDVGSPPTYPRPEGFERWIRVDKDRFRLEVRERTPSGEEHTLYTTEVGLGMDRCLPEEQGGRCYFTEPGEYEVRWKIHRTDGIEWCIPDSMAEEPEYREHIRRGKRCFEGALGNLALNIGGPYAIHGTNNPEDSLGQRVSHGCIRAANEAMDRVWRYVDEGDRVVITE
- a CDS encoding universal stress protein; the protein is MAIYNHLLLATDFMPEADQLGARARELAHGFGARLSLVHVLEPSVLAPPYEMMPSLPDGTEQALEEAARQGLDRQGEQMGVPSVSRHLLYGSVRRAVADFVTEHGVDLVLVGSHGRHGVERLLGSTASAILQAAPCDVLALRLDQQEP
- a CDS encoding hemerythrin domain-containing protein yields the protein MAEHATIDLRERGDQPARIAAYHQVRHLSPGDYMDLLVDEEPALMMEMVSVQLRNRVHWEVVESGPPLWRVRAYHRSDRHDASLMELLSWDHERIDRLFASALHKVNRNEVASAGMDLVDFGLSLRRHVYAENLILAPAFHVERDPAGNDPTSVMIREHDQILEETAMIESFFEDDRPEAGEVAPFLGMLSGGLAKHEGREEQNLFPLWDMALRRAEDHGIQRELIDRVQGILAGDEDREAGLEGN
- a CDS encoding tellurite resistance TerB family protein, yielding MLDAIRRFFDDRLAPAGGEAGDDDHRLKLATAALLLEVGRVDGLRDDEELAATRQALGDVFGLSDAETEELMRLADTEAREASSDHDFTRLIHAAYGPEEKSAVLERMWRVAWADGVIDPYEEQMLRKVADLLYLPHAAYIEAKLRAAEAMGVEPPEATR
- a CDS encoding YgaP family membrane protein, which encodes MTVNMGNIDRGARAVIGVVLILLVFMGPQTPWGWIGIIPLATALVGWCPLYSLLGMNTCGGQRA